TTCGCGGCGGGTGCGGGTGCGGCGGTTCTCTGTCGGTCCTTCGAATAATTATATTTTCGGGTTGAATTTCTTCCAGATTTCCGTTTCCCCCGTTCTCTTCCGAAAAACGGTCCGCACTCGCAACGCAACGTTTTTCCAATGGAAATAAACGATCCGAAGCTTCCATCTCATGGCGGCACGCCAATTGCTGTCCCCGCTGACCGTGCGAGCGGTATCAGGCCAAACGCCACGAAGGAGGCATTCATCATGAGCGGGAAGTTCCTGTCCCGTCGGGATTTCATCCGGCTGTCATCGCTTGCCCTCGGTGCCGGGTACCTTGGCGCGAACGCCGCGAAATCGGCGGCCGGGATGATGGGCGGCGGGGGCGGCATGGGCGGCGGGGGCGGAATGGGAGGCGGGACGAGCGTGATCGATCCTCCCCCGGGCGCGCTGTTCCGGGACCCCCCCGTGGCGTGGAACAAGTCCGGCGTGGCGGGGATCGTCGAGGTGGACCTGGAGGCGGGGGTCACCCCCGTCATGGTCAACGGAACGGCCGCGAACCTTCTCACCTACAACGGCGGTTTCCCGGGGCCGACCATCCGGGTGAAGAACAGCGACGTGCTGCGGATCAACCTCACGAACTCGCTGTCCAAGCTCGGGACGAACATCCTCGGCCACGATCGCGACATCACCAACCTCCACACCCACGGCCTGCACGTCTCCCCCGAGGGGAACTCGGACAACGTGATGCGGATGCTCATGTCGGGCGAATCGTTCGCCTACGAGTACGATTTGTCGAAGCAGGCTGCGGGCACGCTCAATTTCTACCACCCCCACATCCACGGCTCTGTGGCCGAGCAGTACTGGGGCGGCCTCGCCGGCGCCCTGATCGTGGAGGACGATCTGCCCGTCCTGTCCGACTTCGAGACGCACGTCATGGTCCTCAAGGACATCGCCCTGTCGGGCGCCGACCCGGCGCCGTACGCCTCGACGATGGATTTCATGCACGGCAAGGAAGGGAACACCGTCATGGTGAACGGCCAGGTGAACCCGGTCCTACCCGTCCGTCCCGGCCAGGTCCAGCGATGGAGGATCCTGAACGCGAGCAACGCCCGGTTCTACATGCTGTCGCTCGAAGGGCACACGCTGTCCGTGGTGGGGACCGAAGGCGGCCTGCTCGACAAGCCGTACTCCGTCCCGCGGCTTCTCCTGTCCCCGGGCGAGCGGGTGGAGATCCTCGTCAAGGCGAGCTCGAAGTCGGGGAG
The window above is part of the Deltaproteobacteria bacterium genome. Proteins encoded here:
- a CDS encoding multicopper oxidase family protein, with amino-acid sequence MSGKFLSRRDFIRLSSLALGAGYLGANAAKSAAGMMGGGGGMGGGGGMGGGTSVIDPPPGALFRDPPVAWNKSGVAGIVEVDLEAGVTPVMVNGTAANLLTYNGGFPGPTIRVKNSDVLRINLTNSLSKLGTNILGHDRDITNLHTHGLHVSPEGNSDNVMRMLMSGESFAYEYDLSKQAAGTLNFYHPHIHGSVAEQYWGGLAGALIVEDDLPVLSDFETHVMVLKDIALSGADPAPYASTMDFMHGKEGNTVMVNGQVNPVLPVRPGQVQRWRILNASNARFYMLSLEGHTLSVVGTEGGLLDKPYSVPRLLLSPGERVEILVKASSKSGSYRLLSLPYNRGGGSMGQQVTLLTLSCKGTRTSDAIPSTIDPDAVRVAGDPVATRTLSLSMGQGKGYINGISFAGMESTFEIHSMLGTWEIWRVVNQSMMDHPFHQHVNPCQVLSISGGDAGYASLYTNAPAWKDVVLIPKMGSATLLVPVMDYGGMSMFHCHIVEHEDIGMMGLWHIM